A window of Thunnus thynnus chromosome 17, fThuThy2.1, whole genome shotgun sequence contains these coding sequences:
- the nfil3-6 gene encoding nuclear factor, interleukin 3 regulated, member 6 isoform X2 — protein sequence MFEEQSQPMRGQQDVTVLQTLQPPAAVTPSGGGGGGGGGAGAPLSFTDEAVSILTSSSLLARSLLGRSSAVKRKESPASSIRRKREFIPLDKKDDGYWDKRRKNNEAAKRSREKRRVNDMVLESRVLALLEENARLRAELLALKFRFGLVKDPSNAPILPLTTAPQHTTQSLTPHYYLHRGDGGLPNSSTSHPSNQKGQLSARGSRDAGNLSEDSGFSTPGGSSVGSPIFFEDRLSDHGKLSPHRAEELGYDLHHSPAEVQHTAVLTVSKLDHAEGMKNLPHKLRFKTPGSGDGGDAAGDNSRRSPTLSLAAREGQREAFKGQGLSGGETGAGHTGPWLQQLEGEEGRRGRQSPQYNASAASYSLQPPTQGQAEVRYQHENGYLKSQLNSLSEEVAQLKKLFTEQFMANVN from the exons ATGTTTGAGGAGCAGTCCCAGCCGATGAGGGGGCAACAGGATGTGACTGTGCTCCAGACCTTGCAGCCACCTGCAGCAGTGACTCCaagtggtg gaggaggaggaggaggaggaggagcaggagcgCCCTTGTCCTTCACAGATGAAGCTGTGTCCATCCTGACCTCCAGCAGCCTGCTGGCCCGCTCCCTGCTGGGTCGCAGCTCCGCTGTGAAACGCAAAGAGAGTCCTGCTTCCAGCATCCGGCGCAAGCGCGAGTTCATCCCGCTTGACAAAAAGGATGACGGCTACTGGgacaagaggaggaagaatAACGAGGCCGCGAAGCGCTCCAGAGAAAAGCGGCGTGTGAACGATATGGTCCTGGAGAGCCGTGTGCTGGCTCTGCTGGAGGAGAACGCACGTCTCAGGGCAGAGCTGCTGGCTCTGAAGTTCCGCTTTGGCCTGGTCAAAGACCCCTCCAATGCCCCTATCTTGCCACTCACAACGGCTCCTCAACACACCACTCAAAGCTTGACTCCCCACTATTATCTCCACAGGGGGGATGGAGGCCTCCCCAATTCCTCAACCTCACATCCCAGCAACCAGAAAGGCCAGTTGAGTGCGCGGGGCTCCAGGGATGCTGGTAACCTGTCAGAGGACTCAGGGTTCTCAACACCAGGTGGGTCCAGTGTGGGCAGCCCTATCTTCTTTGAAGACCGACTGAGTGACCATGGGAAATTATCCCCACACAGGGCAGAGGAGCTGGGCTATGACCTCCACCACTCCCCTGCTGAGGTCCAACACACTGCGGTTCTCACTGTAAGCAAGTTGGACCATGCTGAGGGAATGAAAAACCTTCCACACAAGCTACGTTTCAAGACGCCTGGCAGCGGGGATGGGGGTGATGCTGCAGGGGATAACAGCAGACGCAGCCCCACGCTATCCCTCGCGGCACGGGAAGGTCAAAGAGAGGCCTTCAAAGGGCAAGGACTGAGCGGAGGTGAAACCGGAGCGGGGCACACTGGCCCCTGgctccagcagctggagggggaggagggcaGGAGGGGGAGACAGTCCCCTCAATACAATGCCTCAGCAGCCAGCTACAGCCTGCAGCCTCCCACGCAAGGACAAGCAGAGGTCCGGTATCAGCATGAGAACGGTTACCTGAAGTCTCAGCTCAACTCTCTGAGTGAGGAGGTGGCTCAGCTGAAGAAGCTTTTCACAGAGCAGTTCATGGCCAACGTCAACTGA
- the nfil3-6 gene encoding nuclear factor, interleukin 3 regulated, member 6 isoform X3: MFEEQSQPMRGQQDVTVLQTLQPPAAVTPSGGGGGGGGAGAPLSFTDEAVSILTSSSLLARSLLGRSSAVKRKESPASSIRRKREFIPLDKKDDGYWDKRRKNNEAAKRSREKRRVNDMVLESRVLALLEENARLRAELLALKFRFGLVKDPSNAPILPLTTAPQHTTQSLTPHYYLHRGDGGLPNSSTSHPSNQKGQLSARGSRDAGNLSEDSGFSTPGGSSVGSPIFFEDRLSDHGKLSPHRAEELGYDLHHSPAEVQHTAVLTVSKLDHAEGMKNLPHKLRFKTPGSGDGGDAAGDNSRRSPTLSLAAREGQREAFKGQGLSGGETGAGHTGPWLQQLEGEEGRRGRQSPQYNASAASYSLQPPTQGQAEVRYQHENGYLKSQLNSLSEEVAQLKKLFTEQFMANVN, encoded by the exons ATGTTTGAGGAGCAGTCCCAGCCGATGAGGGGGCAACAGGATGTGACTGTGCTCCAGACCTTGCAGCCACCTGCAGCAGTGACTCCaagtggtg gaggaggaggaggaggaggagcaggagcgCCCTTGTCCTTCACAGATGAAGCTGTGTCCATCCTGACCTCCAGCAGCCTGCTGGCCCGCTCCCTGCTGGGTCGCAGCTCCGCTGTGAAACGCAAAGAGAGTCCTGCTTCCAGCATCCGGCGCAAGCGCGAGTTCATCCCGCTTGACAAAAAGGATGACGGCTACTGGgacaagaggaggaagaatAACGAGGCCGCGAAGCGCTCCAGAGAAAAGCGGCGTGTGAACGATATGGTCCTGGAGAGCCGTGTGCTGGCTCTGCTGGAGGAGAACGCACGTCTCAGGGCAGAGCTGCTGGCTCTGAAGTTCCGCTTTGGCCTGGTCAAAGACCCCTCCAATGCCCCTATCTTGCCACTCACAACGGCTCCTCAACACACCACTCAAAGCTTGACTCCCCACTATTATCTCCACAGGGGGGATGGAGGCCTCCCCAATTCCTCAACCTCACATCCCAGCAACCAGAAAGGCCAGTTGAGTGCGCGGGGCTCCAGGGATGCTGGTAACCTGTCAGAGGACTCAGGGTTCTCAACACCAGGTGGGTCCAGTGTGGGCAGCCCTATCTTCTTTGAAGACCGACTGAGTGACCATGGGAAATTATCCCCACACAGGGCAGAGGAGCTGGGCTATGACCTCCACCACTCCCCTGCTGAGGTCCAACACACTGCGGTTCTCACTGTAAGCAAGTTGGACCATGCTGAGGGAATGAAAAACCTTCCACACAAGCTACGTTTCAAGACGCCTGGCAGCGGGGATGGGGGTGATGCTGCAGGGGATAACAGCAGACGCAGCCCCACGCTATCCCTCGCGGCACGGGAAGGTCAAAGAGAGGCCTTCAAAGGGCAAGGACTGAGCGGAGGTGAAACCGGAGCGGGGCACACTGGCCCCTGgctccagcagctggagggggaggagggcaGGAGGGGGAGACAGTCCCCTCAATACAATGCCTCAGCAGCCAGCTACAGCCTGCAGCCTCCCACGCAAGGACAAGCAGAGGTCCGGTATCAGCATGAGAACGGTTACCTGAAGTCTCAGCTCAACTCTCTGAGTGAGGAGGTGGCTCAGCTGAAGAAGCTTTTCACAGAGCAGTTCATGGCCAACGTCAACTGA
- the nfil3-6 gene encoding nuclear factor, interleukin 3 regulated, member 6 isoform X1 has product MFEEQSQPMRGQQDVTVLQTLQPPAAVTPSGGGGGGGGGGAGAPLSFTDEAVSILTSSSLLARSLLGRSSAVKRKESPASSIRRKREFIPLDKKDDGYWDKRRKNNEAAKRSREKRRVNDMVLESRVLALLEENARLRAELLALKFRFGLVKDPSNAPILPLTTAPQHTTQSLTPHYYLHRGDGGLPNSSTSHPSNQKGQLSARGSRDAGNLSEDSGFSTPGGSSVGSPIFFEDRLSDHGKLSPHRAEELGYDLHHSPAEVQHTAVLTVSKLDHAEGMKNLPHKLRFKTPGSGDGGDAAGDNSRRSPTLSLAAREGQREAFKGQGLSGGETGAGHTGPWLQQLEGEEGRRGRQSPQYNASAASYSLQPPTQGQAEVRYQHENGYLKSQLNSLSEEVAQLKKLFTEQFMANVN; this is encoded by the exons ATGTTTGAGGAGCAGTCCCAGCCGATGAGGGGGCAACAGGATGTGACTGTGCTCCAGACCTTGCAGCCACCTGCAGCAGTGACTCCaagtggtg gaggaggaggaggaggaggaggaggagcaggagcgCCCTTGTCCTTCACAGATGAAGCTGTGTCCATCCTGACCTCCAGCAGCCTGCTGGCCCGCTCCCTGCTGGGTCGCAGCTCCGCTGTGAAACGCAAAGAGAGTCCTGCTTCCAGCATCCGGCGCAAGCGCGAGTTCATCCCGCTTGACAAAAAGGATGACGGCTACTGGgacaagaggaggaagaatAACGAGGCCGCGAAGCGCTCCAGAGAAAAGCGGCGTGTGAACGATATGGTCCTGGAGAGCCGTGTGCTGGCTCTGCTGGAGGAGAACGCACGTCTCAGGGCAGAGCTGCTGGCTCTGAAGTTCCGCTTTGGCCTGGTCAAAGACCCCTCCAATGCCCCTATCTTGCCACTCACAACGGCTCCTCAACACACCACTCAAAGCTTGACTCCCCACTATTATCTCCACAGGGGGGATGGAGGCCTCCCCAATTCCTCAACCTCACATCCCAGCAACCAGAAAGGCCAGTTGAGTGCGCGGGGCTCCAGGGATGCTGGTAACCTGTCAGAGGACTCAGGGTTCTCAACACCAGGTGGGTCCAGTGTGGGCAGCCCTATCTTCTTTGAAGACCGACTGAGTGACCATGGGAAATTATCCCCACACAGGGCAGAGGAGCTGGGCTATGACCTCCACCACTCCCCTGCTGAGGTCCAACACACTGCGGTTCTCACTGTAAGCAAGTTGGACCATGCTGAGGGAATGAAAAACCTTCCACACAAGCTACGTTTCAAGACGCCTGGCAGCGGGGATGGGGGTGATGCTGCAGGGGATAACAGCAGACGCAGCCCCACGCTATCCCTCGCGGCACGGGAAGGTCAAAGAGAGGCCTTCAAAGGGCAAGGACTGAGCGGAGGTGAAACCGGAGCGGGGCACACTGGCCCCTGgctccagcagctggagggggaggagggcaGGAGGGGGAGACAGTCCCCTCAATACAATGCCTCAGCAGCCAGCTACAGCCTGCAGCCTCCCACGCAAGGACAAGCAGAGGTCCGGTATCAGCATGAGAACGGTTACCTGAAGTCTCAGCTCAACTCTCTGAGTGAGGAGGTGGCTCAGCTGAAGAAGCTTTTCACAGAGCAGTTCATGGCCAACGTCAACTGA